One Candidatus Binatia bacterium DNA window includes the following coding sequences:
- a CDS encoding LLM class F420-dependent oxidoreductase codes for MKYGLVLFPADFAIRPDTFARAAEERGFESIFFPEHTHIPASRKTPFPGGGDLSPEYWHSHDPFVALASAAAVTKTIKLATGICLLVQRDPIVTAKEVASLDFLSNGRFLFGIGGGWNVEEMENHGTNFRTRWKLLRERVLAMKEIWTKEEAEFHGEFVRFDPIWSYPKPVQKPHPPILLGTHTARGRQRVVEYCDGWLPIGFRMRDFEAQVRDLHEKARAAGRDPRTISISVFGAPTDVATIRRYEELGVERAIFWVPPKGEDEVLPILDRYAKFVEEASR; via the coding sequence ATGAAGTACGGACTCGTGCTGTTTCCGGCGGACTTTGCCATCCGGCCCGACACGTTCGCCCGTGCCGCCGAAGAGCGGGGTTTCGAGTCGATTTTTTTCCCCGAGCACACCCACATTCCGGCGAGCCGGAAAACCCCCTTCCCCGGCGGCGGCGATCTCTCGCCCGAGTACTGGCACTCCCACGATCCCTTCGTGGCCCTGGCCTCCGCCGCGGCCGTCACGAAGACGATCAAGCTCGCGACGGGCATCTGCCTTCTCGTGCAGCGCGATCCCATCGTCACGGCCAAGGAGGTCGCAAGTCTCGATTTTCTCTCGAACGGCCGCTTTCTTTTCGGGATCGGCGGGGGCTGGAACGTCGAGGAGATGGAAAACCACGGCACGAACTTCCGTACCCGGTGGAAGCTTTTGCGCGAGCGCGTGCTCGCCATGAAAGAGATCTGGACGAAAGAAGAAGCCGAGTTCCACGGCGAGTTCGTCCGCTTCGACCCCATCTGGTCCTACCCGAAGCCCGTGCAGAAGCCGCACCCGCCGATCCTCCTCGGGACGCACACCGCCCGCGGGAGGCAGCGCGTCGTCGAGTATTGCGACGGCTGGCTCCCGATCGGCTTTCGCATGCGGGATTTCGAAGCGCAGGTCCGTGACCTCCACGAAAAGGCGCGCGCGGCGGGCCGCGACCCCCGGACGATTTCCATTTCCGTCTTCGGCGCGCCGACGGACGTGGCCACGATCCGGCGCTACGAAGAGCTCGGGGTCGAGAGGGCGATCTTCTGGGTACCGCCCAAGGGCGAGGACGAGGTCCTTCCGATCCTCGACCGCTACGCGAAGTTCGTCGAAGAAGCGTCGCGCTGA
- a CDS encoding enoyl-CoA hydratase, with the protein MEYKQIRYEVEDGILTITLDRPEKLNAFTPTMFRELLDAFDRADEDDEVRVVLVTGAGRAFCAGADLSAGEVVFDRSRGRAPTTLEEHRDEGGIVVLRIFDMKKPVLAAIHGPAVGVGVTMTLPMDVRIASTEARFGFVFTRRGIVPEACSSWFLPRLVGMDRAAEWVFTGRVFGAEEALEAGLVSRIVSPEELLPTARKLGREIAENTSAVAVALSRQLLWKMLGASHPVEAHRIDSKCMYWLGRSPDAQEGVRAFLEKRPPRFVLRPSRDMPEFYPWWEAAREGREKT; encoded by the coding sequence ATGGAATACAAGCAGATCCGCTACGAGGTCGAGGACGGGATCCTCACGATCACGCTCGACCGCCCCGAGAAGCTCAACGCGTTCACGCCGACGATGTTCCGGGAGCTTCTCGACGCCTTCGATCGCGCGGACGAGGACGACGAAGTCCGCGTCGTCCTGGTCACCGGCGCGGGCCGCGCCTTTTGCGCGGGCGCGGACCTCTCGGCCGGAGAGGTCGTCTTCGACCGCTCGAGGGGGCGGGCACCGACCACGCTCGAGGAACACCGCGACGAGGGCGGCATCGTCGTGCTCCGCATCTTCGACATGAAGAAACCCGTCCTCGCCGCCATCCACGGACCCGCCGTCGGGGTCGGCGTCACGATGACGCTTCCCATGGACGTGAGGATCGCCTCGACGGAAGCTCGGTTCGGCTTCGTCTTCACGCGGCGCGGCATCGTGCCCGAGGCTTGCAGCAGCTGGTTTCTCCCGCGGCTCGTCGGAATGGATCGCGCCGCCGAGTGGGTCTTCACCGGCCGGGTGTTCGGGGCCGAGGAAGCGCTGGAGGCCGGGCTCGTAAGCCGCATCGTCTCCCCCGAAGAGCTCCTGCCGACCGCGCGCAAGCTCGGGCGCGAGATCGCCGAGAACACCTCGGCCGTGGCCGTCGCCCTCTCGCGCCAGCTCCTCTGGAAGATGCTCGGGGCGAGCCACCCCGTGGAAGCCCACCGGATCGACTCGAAGTGCATGTACTGGCTCGGCCGGAGCCCCGACGCGCAGGAAGGCGTCCGCGCCTTTCTCGAAAAACGCCCGCCTCGCTTCGTCCTGAGACCGAGCCGCGACATGCCCGAGTTCTACCCGTGGTGGGAGGCGGCAAGGGAGGGCCGGGAGAAGACGTAG